AAGGAGGTACGATGCGAATTGCCAAACTTAGTGGTGAACTGAGTGCACCCATTACGGGTATTCCAACCGTCAATTCGGATGGCCAGGGTGGCTTGCTGGGCGTGCGGGTAGACCCTGCCTTTGAGCAAAACCGGATGGTATACTGGGTGTTTTCGGAAAAACTACCCGAAGGAAACCTGACGGCAGTAGCCAAAGGAAAGCTTTCCGCTGACGAAAAGAAAATTGAAGGTGCTACTGTCATTTACCGGGCTACGCCAGCGTATAAAGGGGACTTACACTATGGGGGCCGCATTTTGTTCGACAAACAGGAAAACCTGATTATCAGTACGGGCGAACGTTCGGATACCATTACCCGGCCGCAGGCTCAGCTGCTTAATTCAAGCCTCGGTAAAATCATTCGGATTACGAAAGAAGGAAAAGCCGTGGCAGGAAATCCTTTCGAAGGGAAAGCAGGAGCCAAGCCAGAACTGTATTCGTACGGTCACCGAAATGTACAGGGTTTAGCATTTCACCCCGTTACGGGCGACCTATGGGAGGATGAATTCGGACCCCGGGGTGGTGATGAAGTAAACCGGATTGAACCGGGTAAAAACTACGGCTGGCCTACCATCACCTACGGTATTGAATACAGCGGTAAAAAAGTAGGAGCGGCCATTCAGCAGAAAGAAGGCCTGGAGCAGCCGGTGTATTACTGGGACCCGGTGGTATCTCCCAGCGGTATGACCTTCTACAGCAGTGACAGTATTCCCGAATGGAAAAACAACCTGTTCATCGGAGGATTGAGTAGCACGCACATTGTCAGACTAGTGATTGAAGATAATAAAGTGGTAGGTGAAGAACGCCTGCTGGATAAAGAAGGTCAACGCTTCCGTGACGTAACCCAGGGCAAAGATGGAGCCTTGTACGCGATCACCGATCAGGGAAGACTCTACCGAATTTACAAAAAGTAAACCCTTGTAACCCGGATCCGCTGACAAAGTGGGTTCGGGTTCTTTTTTA
This region of Siphonobacter curvatus genomic DNA includes:
- a CDS encoding PQQ-dependent sugar dehydrogenase; the protein is MTKPFLALIAGAGVTLAACSQNNSKNAETAAADSTLASVETNAPNSDYKPAFPGQTRIAGVKSKTAYEGKVLAEGLKNPWGVTSLPDGRLLITEKGGTMRIAKLSGELSAPITGIPTVNSDGQGGLLGVRVDPAFEQNRMVYWVFSEKLPEGNLTAVAKGKLSADEKKIEGATVIYRATPAYKGDLHYGGRILFDKQENLIISTGERSDTITRPQAQLLNSSLGKIIRITKEGKAVAGNPFEGKAGAKPELYSYGHRNVQGLAFHPVTGDLWEDEFGPRGGDEVNRIEPGKNYGWPTITYGIEYSGKKVGAAIQQKEGLEQPVYYWDPVVSPSGMTFYSSDSIPEWKNNLFIGGLSSTHIVRLVIEDNKVVGEERLLDKEGQRFRDVTQGKDGALYAITDQGRLYRIYKK